A genomic region of Rhipicephalus sanguineus isolate Rsan-2018 chromosome 1, BIME_Rsan_1.4, whole genome shotgun sequence contains the following coding sequences:
- the LOC119378909 gene encoding uncharacterized protein LOC119378909 produces the protein MQASGRAEDMQALLVDLRPAPDSLVAGQQQQQQSNQPAAAAPPLTANAVLGRYVGAPLPGPMLARILPPGPTAMTGIQAGGQSSSIQIQPGGANVVRLSLSNKVFLKDHRKEKKKKKRPPVQEPITVPSQVVVAPPSQPLPAPSLAPAPAATPAPAPVSAPTPAPASAVSTPQTPEAPSSMPETPMSGGEPMSEPPPEEEPEEEASKIWLWIVIFLLVSTLVALTVILFLKPEYLDTLLPENPNTVQGLHGGDLASELLTPEP, from the coding sequence ATGCAGGCTTCCGGCCGGGCGGAAGACATGCAGGCGCTGCTGGTGGACCTGCGGCCGGCGCCCGACAGCCTTGTGgccggccagcagcagcagcagcagtccaACCAGCCTGCCGCTGCCGCGCCGCCGCTAACGGCGAATGCGGTGCTGGGCCGCTACGTGGGCGCGCCGCTTCCAGGTCCTATGCTGGCGCGCATTTTACCGCCGGGTCCTACTGCCATGACTGGCATACAAGCTGGCGGCCAGAGTTCGTCCATCCAGATACAGCCGGGTGGGGCCAACGTGGTGCGTCTTTCGCTTTCCAACAAAGTCTTCCTCAAAGACCACCgcaaggagaagaagaaaaaaaagcggccGCCCGTCCAGGAACCAATCACTGTGCCGAGTCAAGTGGTCGTGGCTCCGCCGTCGCAGCCACTCCCCGCACCGTCATTAGCACCAGCACCTGCAGCCACACCCGCACCTGCACCCGTGTCCGCACCCACACCCGCACCGGCATCCGCAGTGTCCACACCGCAGACGCCCGAAGCACCCTCGTCAATGCCCGAGACTCCGATGTCTGGTGGGGAGCCGATGAGCGAGCCGCCGCCCGAAGAAGAGCCGGAGGAAGAGGCCTCGAAGATCTGGCTGTGGATCGTCATATTCCTTCTGGTCTCCACGCTCGTGGCCCTCACTGTCATTCTGTTCCTCAAGCCAGAGTACCTCGACACACTGCTGCCTGAGAACCCCAACACCGTGCAAGGATTGCATGGCGGAGACTTGGCGTCTGAACTGCTCACTCCGGAGCCCTGA